A DNA window from Candidatus Poribacteria bacterium contains the following coding sequences:
- the miaA gene encoding tRNA (adenosine(37)-N6)-dimethylallyltransferase MiaA has protein sequence MGAVEELKNRLTEKDILLCILGPTAVGKTDLSVELAGQIDGEVVSADSRQVYRYMDIGTAKPSPKQRELVPHHLIDCVYPDESFSAADFQRLADKAIDEIKSRGRIPILVGGTGLYFRALVDGLFEGPEADEELRERLRRQARESGNLALYERLRKIDPHYASKIHPNDLVRIIRALEVYEKTGRTMSELRKQWGSGRTRYRFIGLCLIRERRELYGRIERRVDRMIERGFVDEVRRLLEMGYGRDLNSMKGIGYRELAAHLYGEITLDEAVKLIKRRTREYARRQIIWFRGDGRLVWLNAATIRSAEDLAAEAIKVLGLCYH, from the coding sequence ATGGGAGCAGTTGAAGAGTTGAAAAACAGATTAACGGAGAAGGATATCCTCCTCTGTATCTTGGGCCCCACGGCGGTAGGTAAGACCGATCTGTCGGTGGAGCTGGCGGGGCAAATCGATGGAGAGGTGGTCTCCGCCGACTCGCGACAGGTCTACAGATATATGGACATCGGCACTGCTAAGCCATCCCCGAAACAACGGGAGCTCGTGCCCCATCATCTCATCGATTGCGTCTACCCGGATGAGAGCTTCTCCGCCGCCGATTTCCAGAGGCTGGCCGATAAAGCCATAGATGAGATCAAAAGTCGCGGGAGGATACCAATCCTGGTGGGGGGAACCGGGCTTTACTTCCGCGCCCTGGTGGACGGCCTGTTCGAAGGGCCGGAGGCCGATGAGGAGCTGAGGGAACGTCTGAGGCGTCAGGCACGCGAAAGCGGCAACCTCGCCCTCTACGAAAGACTCCGCAAGATCGACCCGCATTACGCGTCGAAAATCCATCCCAACGATCTGGTCAGGATCATCAGGGCTCTTGAGGTCTACGAGAAGACCGGTCGGACCATGTCTGAATTACGGAAACAATGGGGATCAGGCCGAACGAGATACAGATTTATCGGCCTCTGCCTGATAAGGGAGAGGAGGGAGCTATATGGGAGGATCGAAAGGAGGGTGGATCGAATGATCGAGAGGGGATTCGTGGACGAGGTTCGAAGGCTGCTGGAGATGGGATACGGCAGGGATTTAAACTCGATGAAGGGGATAGGCTACAGGGAACTGGCGGCCCATTTATACGGGGAGATCACGCTGGATGAAGCTGTAAAGCTAATCAAACGTCGAACCAGAGAGTATGCCCGTAGGCAGATCATATGGTTCAGGGGTGATGGGAGGCTCGTATGGCTCAACGCCGCGACGATTCGATCGGCCGAGGATCTGGCCGCGGAGGCGATCAAAGTCTTAGGCTTATGTTACCACTGA